The genomic DNA TTCGCAGTGCGGCCAGCTCGCGGGCGAGGTACTCGGTGTCCGCCTTGGTCTGCTGGGCCCTCCGCCGGTCCTCTTCGAGCGCCACCCGGTCGCGGTTCTCCTGGCGGTTCTGTGCCAGCAGGATCAGCGGCGCGGCGTAGGCGGCCTGCGTCGAGAACGCCAGGTTCAGCAGGATGAACGGGTACGGATCCCACTGCAGCCCAACGGCAAACAGGTTCAGCAGGATCCAGACGATGACGAACACCGTCTGGATGGCCAGGTATCGCCCGGTGCCCAGGAATCGGGCGAACCTCTCGCCGAAGCGGCCGGCGGCCTCCACGTCGAACTGCGGGGTGAGGCGTCGGGACGTACGGGGTGTGTCGAGGCGCTGACGCGCCGTCGCTTCACTCATGACGGCCTAGCGGGGCCCGCGGCCGTGACGTCGGCTACCGGCAGTTCGGGCTCGTCGACGTTGACACGCCAATCGTGCGGTAGGAGGTGGTCGAGCACGTCGTCGACGGTGACGGCGCCCAGCAGGTGGTTCTCCTCGTCCACCACCGGCCCGCAGAGCAGGTTGTAGGCGGCGAAGTAGCGGGTGACCGCGGCCAGCGAGGTGTCGGGGGTCAGGTTGGGCAGGTCGGTGTCGACGATGCCGCTGACCAGGGTGGCGGGCGGCTCGCGCAGCAGCCGCTGCAGGTGTACGCAGCCCAGGTAGCGCCCGGTCGGCGTCGCGGTCGGCGGGCGCACGACGAACGCCAGAGACGCCAGTGCCGGGGTCAGGTCGGGATCGCGGACGCGGGCCAGCGCCTCTGCGACCGTGGTGTCGGGGGCGAGCACGACGGGTCCCGACGTCATCAGACCGCCTGCGGTGTCGGGGGAGTGCTTGAGCAGCCGCCGCACCGGTTCGGAGTCCTCGGGATCCATCCGGGCCAGCAGCACCTCGGCGCGCGAGGCACCCAGTTCGCCGAGCAGGTCGGCGGCGTCGTCGGGATCCATCTCCTCCAGCACGTCGGCGGCGCGCTCGGTGTCGAGCTGTTCGAGCAGATCGACCTGCTCGCTCTCGGGCAGCTCCTGCAGGATGTCGGCGAGGCGCTCGTCGCCGAGGGCGTTGATCACCTCGTAGCGCCGTTTGGACGGCAGTTCCCGGATCGCGTCGGCGACCTCGATCGGGCGCTGCCCCTCGAACTGCGCGAGCAGCTGTGCGACGCCTTGGCCGGGCAGCGCGAGCGCCGACGGCGTCAAGCCCACGACGTTCTGCCATTCGACGGCGTGCACCGACGTGCGTCTGCCCAGGCGACGGTGGTTCCGCACCGCCACGCGGGTGACGACCCAATCGCGGGAACGCACTTGCTCCATGGCGAGGTCGACCACCACGACGTCGACGCCCGCGAGCTGCGGCAGCTCGGGATCGTCCACGCGGACGCGGGTGTCGAGCACCTGGCCCAGCACGAGGACCTCACCGGGCCGCTGGGCGAATCGGCGCAGCGACACGTTGCCGGTGGTCAGCGTGACCGCACTCGGCTCGATGGCGGTGACGCGCAGGATCGGCACGAAGATCCTTCTGCGCGTGAGCAATTCGACGACCAAGCCCAGTACTCTGGGCTGCTGCTTGACGATGCTGATGCTGATCACGACGTCGCGAACGCGCCCGATGGACTCGCCATCGGGACCGAGCACCACCATCCCCGCTAGCCGGGCCGCATAGACCCTG from Mycolicibacterium arabiense includes the following:
- a CDS encoding DUF1003 domain-containing protein; this translates as MSEATARQRLDTPRTSRRLTPQFDVEAAGRFGERFARFLGTGRYLAIQTVFVIVWILLNLFAVGLQWDPYPFILLNLAFSTQAAYAAPLILLAQNRQENRDRVALEEDRRRAQQTKADTEYLARELAALRIAVGEVVTRDYLRRELEDLRDLLNELQPPKEGGAKSKSDKKGKSASRGDGRVGPSNP
- a CDS encoding magnesium transporter MgtE N-terminal domain-containing protein, which encodes MAAVNRVYAARLAGMVVLGPDGESIGRVRDVVISISIVKQQPRVLGLVVELLTRRRIFVPILRVTAIEPSAVTLTTGNVSLRRFAQRPGEVLVLGQVLDTRVRVDDPELPQLAGVDVVVVDLAMEQVRSRDWVVTRVAVRNHRRLGRRTSVHAVEWQNVVGLTPSALALPGQGVAQLLAQFEGQRPIEVADAIRELPSKRRYEVINALGDERLADILQELPESEQVDLLEQLDTERAADVLEEMDPDDAADLLGELGASRAEVLLARMDPEDSEPVRRLLKHSPDTAGGLMTSGPVVLAPDTTVAEALARVRDPDLTPALASLAFVVRPPTATPTGRYLGCVHLQRLLREPPATLVSGIVDTDLPNLTPDTSLAAVTRYFAAYNLLCGPVVDEENHLLGAVTVDDVLDHLLPHDWRVNVDEPELPVADVTAAGPARPS